In one window of Bos taurus isolate L1 Dominette 01449 registration number 42190680 breed Hereford chromosome 15, ARS-UCD2.0, whole genome shotgun sequence DNA:
- the OR5AL2 gene encoding olfactory receptor family 5 subfamily AL member 2, with the protein MAESNHSAVTEFILLGLTDNPELQLIFFCVLLLIYLITVLGNLGLIVLIQVSPQLHTPMYFFLCHLAFVDFYGSSTITPNTLVNTFREIKSVSFYACATQVCSFITFSVWELLMLSVMAYDRYVAICHPLLYVVLMPRKLCIQMVTSSYIYGFLVGFIQAVATFHMAFCGPNVINQFYCDDVPLIALACSDTRVKELMLLAIAGFNVFCSLLIVLISYAFIVFAIIRIHSTVGRQKAFSTCASHLFSITMYYGTLSFMYLQPKSSHSLDKDKFASVFYTVVIPMLNPLIYSLRNWEVKNALRKITEKMYLNKK; encoded by the coding sequence atggcagaaagcaatcaTTCAGCAGTTACTGAGTTCATCCTCTTAGGCCTCACGGATAACCCAGAGCTTCAgctcattttcttttgtgttttattgTTGATCTACTTGATTACTGTCCTGGGTAATCTTGGTTTGATTGTGCTAATACAAGTGAGTCCTCAACTTCACACACCcatgtattttttcctctgtCATCTGGCTTTTGTGGATTTTTATGGTTCCTCCACCATCACACCAAACACCCTTGTAAACACTTTTCGTGAAATTAAAAGCGTGTCATTTTATGCATGTGCCACTCAAGTGTGCAGCTTTATCACATTTTCAGTTTGGGAATTACTAATGCTATCTGTCATGGCTTATGATCGGTATGTGGCAATATGCCACCCTTTACTCTATGTAGTTCTTATGCCTAGAAAACTCTGCATCCAAATGGTCACCAGCTCTTATATTTATGGATTCCTGGTGGGATTCATACAAGCAGTGGCTACATTCCACATGGCTTTCTGTGGCCCTAATGTGATCAACCAATTCTACTGTGATGATGTTCCTTTGATTGCTCTGGCCTGCTCTGATACGCGAGTCAAAGAGTTGATGTTATTAGCCATTGCAGGATTCAATGTCTTCTGTTCCCTTCTCATTGTTCTCATATCCTATGCGTTCATCGTCTTTGCCATCATAAGGATCCATTCTACTGTAGGGAGACAGAAAGCCTTTTCTACCTGCGCCTCTCACCTGTTTTCTATTACTATGTATTATGGGACCCTCAGTTTTATGTATCTGCAGCCCAAGTCAAGCCACTCACTAGATAAAGACAAATTTGCCTCAGTTTTCTATACTGTGGTGATCCCTATGCTAAACCCACTGATCTACAGCTTGAGGAATTGGGAGGTAAAAAATGCTTtgagaaaaataactgaaaagatgtatttgaataaaaaataa